In one window of Notolabrus celidotus isolate fNotCel1 chromosome 15, fNotCel1.pri, whole genome shotgun sequence DNA:
- the miga1 gene encoding mitoguardin 1 yields MTHETLTSSQLSVKAAVLRMVHLPLSMYSSLAQVSVSTGTKKLVAATAFSAISLLFLARRFQRRKGRKKAQSPQWEHAGFEFFPPVSAENDNTSQNITLSLNSKNGLASGLLLPTGDYRKLSSSLLSLASVKSMNSSSSSTCANESSCWDRAGETDICGLVNIPVTTPENLYLMGMDLFEEALRRWEEALTFRSRQGEDDVSCAAVKTGAGDAIAEQGMEDVISAEFIHRLKSLLTRAYSLQEEFEGVLCLSEPSSLSNSQDKGTDILNREELDDACLRDSMSIASTDSFVSAAELSEHRELRSVLALGHHPFYEEALQMAEDGKISCRVLRTEMLECVGDFDFLAKLHCVRQASQLILCERKTKLFLADTGKKILSSIIVKAQKSPKRFEEVFEEMISFLEHTEHWENTEVELATRGVKHLNFYDIVLDFILMDSFEDLENPPISIQNVINNRWLNSSFKETAVASSCWSVMKQKRQHMKVPDGFIAHFYTVCEQISPVLAWGFLGPKSSLNDFCCFFKDQVLYFLKDIFDLAKVRYSSVETLAEDMLHLLHRRSELLLAYLGADSLRPVNSCSSPQVQLVPAGALLEGRVQ; encoded by the exons ATGACACATGAGACCCTCACCAGCTCCCAGCTGTCCGTCAAGGCTGCTGTCCTGCGCATGGTCCACCTACCGCTGTCCATGTACAGCTCTCTGGCACAG GTGAGTGTCAGCACAGGAACCAAGAAGCTGGTGGCAGCCACTGCCTTCAGTGCCATCTCGCTCCTCTTCCTCGCACGCCGCTTTCAGAGGAGGAAAGGCAGAAAGAAGGCTCAGTCTCCACAGTGGGAGCACGCTGGATTTGAGTTTTTCCCGCCTGTCTCAGCAGAGAATG ATAACACGAGCCAAAACATCACCCTCTCCCTCAACTCCAAGAATGGCCTCGCTTCTGGTCTGCTCCTCCCTACAGGAGACTACAGGAAGCTGTCCAGCTCTCTGCTCAGCCTGGCCTCG GTAAAGAGCATGaactcctccagcagcagcacctgTGCGAATGAATCCTCCTGCTGGGACAGAGCAGGAGAGACTGACATCTGCGGTCTGGTCAACATACCTGTCACCACACCTGAAAACCTGTACCTTATGG gtatGGATTTATTTGAGGAGGCTCTGAGGCGGTGGGAGGAAGCGTTGACATTCAGGAGCAGGCAGGGAGAGGACGATGTGAGCTGTGCTGCTGTCAAAACGGGAGCTGGAGACGCCATCGCTGAGCAGGGCATGGAg gaCGTCATCAGTGCAGAGTTCATCCACCGGCTGAAGTCTCTGCTGACCAGAGCCTACAGCCTGCAGGAGGAGTTTGAGGGAGTGCTGTGCCTGTCAGAGCCTTCATCCCTCAGCAACAGTCAGG ATAAAGGGACGGACATTTTGaacagagaggagctggacGACGCTTGTTTGAGAGACAGCATGAGCATCGCTTCGACGGACTCCTTTGTGTCAGCTGCCGAG CTGTCGGAGCACAGAGAGCTGAGGAGCGTCCTCGCTCTGGGTCATCACCCGTTCTATGAGGAGGCGCTGCAGATGGCAGAGGATGGGAAGATCTCCTGCAGGGTGCTGAG GACTGAGATGCTGGAGTGTGTCGGAGACTTTGATTTTCTGGCCAAGTTGCACTGTGTGCGTCAGGCGAGCCAG CTCATTTTATGTGAGAGGAAGACGAAGCTGTTTCTGGCAGACACTGGGAAGAAGATCCTGTCCTCCATCATTGTAAAAGCACAGAAG AGCCCTAAGAGATTTGAGGAGGTGTTTGAGGAGATGATTTCCTTCCTGGAACACACGGAGCACTGGGAGAACACTGAGGTGGAGCTGGCCACACGAGGG GTAAAGCACCTGAACTTCTACGACATAGTGCTGGACTTCATCCTGATGGACTCATTTGAGGATCTGGAGAATCCACCGATCTCCATCCAGAACGTGATCAACAACCGCTGGCTCAACAGCTCCTTCAAGGAGACG GCGGTTGCATCAAGTTGTTGGTCAGTGATGAAGCAGAAGAGACAGCACATGAAG GTTCCTGACGGCTTCATCGCACATTTCTACACAGTGTGTGAACAGATCAGTCCCGTCCTGGCCTGGGGCTTCCTGGGGCCAAAAAGCTCCCTGAACgacttctgctgcttctttaag GATCAGGTCCTGTACTTCCTTAAGGACATCTTCGACCTGGCTAAAGTGCGTTATTCCTCTGTGGAGACTCTTGCAGAGGACATGCTCCACCTGTTGCACCGGCGCTCCGAGCTGCTGCTGGCCTACCTGGGAGCGGACTCCCTGCGGCCCGTCAACAGCTGCAGCTCCCCTCAGGTGCAGCTGGTGCCTGCTGGAGCACTGCTGGAGGGAAGAGTGCAGTGA